A window of Panthera leo isolate Ple1 chromosome D2, P.leo_Ple1_pat1.1, whole genome shotgun sequence contains these coding sequences:
- the CHST3 gene encoding carbohydrate sulfotransferase 3, with protein sequence MEKGLAFPQDCRDFLHSLRMKSKYALFLAFVVVVFVFIEKENKIISRVSDRLKQIPQPLADANSTDPALILADNASLLSLSELDSAFTQLQGRLRNLSLQLGVEPAAEAAAGAQGEAEAKAKEPPRPREARPRRHVLLMATTRTGSSFVGEFFNQQGNIFYLFEPLWHIERTVSFESGGANAAGSALVYRDVLKQLFLCDLYVLEHFISPLPEDHLTQFMFRRGSSRSLCEDPVCTPFVKKVFEKYHCKNRRCGPLNVTLAAEACRRKEHMALKAVRIRQLEFLQPLAEDPRLDLRVIQLVRDPRAVLASRMVAFAGKYEGWKKWLAEGQARLGEEEVQRLRGNCESIRLSAELGLRQPAWLRGRYMLVRYEDVARWPLQKAREMYRFAGIPLTAQVEDWIRRNTQAAQDGSGIYSTQKNSSEQFEKWRFSMPFKLAQVVQAACAPAMHLFGYRLARDATSLTNRSVSLLEERGTFWVT encoded by the exons atggAGAAAGGACTCGCTTTCCCCCAGGACTGCCGGGACTTTCTGCACAGCCTGAGGATGAAGAGCAAATATGCCCTTTTCCTGGcttttgtggtggtggtttttgtcttcattgaaaaggaaaataaaatcatatcaaG ggTGTCAGACAGGCTGAAGCAGATCCCACAACCCCTGGCAGACGCCAACAGCACCGACCCAGCCCTCATCTTGGCCGACAATGCGTCCCTTCTGTCCCTGAGCGAGCTCGATTCAGCCTTCACCCAGCTGCAGGGCCGCCTGCGAAACCTCAGTCTGCAGCTGGGTGTAGAGCCAGCAGCGGAGGCCGCCGCCGGGGCCCAGGGGGAGGCGGAGGCCAAGGCCAAGGAGCCACCCCGACCCCGCGAGGCCCGGCCGCGGCGCCACGTGCTCCTCATGGCCACCACCCGCACCGGCTCCTCGTTCGTGGGCGAGTTCTTCAACCAGCAGGGCAACATCTTCTACCTCTTCGAGCCGCTGTGGCACATCGAGCGCACCGTGTCCTTCGAGTCGGGAGGCGCCAACGCCGCGGGCTCGGCGCTCGTCTACCGCGACGTGCTCAAGCAGCTGTTCCTGTGCGACCTGTACGTGCTGGAGCACTTCATCAGCCCCCTGCCGGAGGACCACCTGACCCAGTTCATGTTCCGCCGCGGCTCCAGCCGCTCCCTGTGCGAGGACCCCGTGTGCACGCCCTTCGTCAAGAAGGTCTTCGAGAAGTACCACTGCAAGAACCGCCGCTGCGGGCCCCTCAACGTGACGCTGGCGGCCGAGGCCTGCCGCCGCAAGGAGCACATGGCCCTCAAGGCCGTGCGCATCCGGCAGCTGGAGTTCCTGCAGCCGCTGGCCGAGGACCCCCGGCTGGACCTGCGCGTCATCCAGCTGGTGCGCGACCCGCGCGCCGTGCTGGCCTCCCGCATGGTGGCCTTCGCCGGCAAGTACGAGGGCTGGAAGAAGTGGCTGGCCGAGGGGCAGGCgcggctgggggaggaggaggtgcaGCGGCTGAGGGGCAACTGCGAGAGCATCCGGCTGTCGGCCGAGCTGGGCCTCCGGCAGCCGGCCTGGCTGCGCGGCCGCTACATGCTGGTGCGCTACGAGGACGTGGCGCGCTGGCCGCTGCAGAAGGCGCGCGAGATGTACCGCTTCGCCGGCATCCCCCTGACGGCGCAGGTGGAGGACTGGATCCGGAGGAACACGCAGGCGGCCCAGGACGGCAGCGGCATCTACTCCACGCAGAAGAACTCCTCGGAGCAGTTCGAGAAGTGGCGCTTCAGCATGCCCTTCAAGCTGGCGCAGGTGGTGCAGGCCGCCTGCGCCCCGGCCATGCACCTGTTCGGCTACCGGCTGGCGCGGGACGCCACCTCCCTCACCAACCGCTCCGTCAGCCTGCTGGAGGAGCGCGGAACCTTCTGGGTCACGTAG